The Neoarius graeffei isolate fNeoGra1 chromosome 25, fNeoGra1.pri, whole genome shotgun sequence genome includes a region encoding these proteins:
- the samsn1b gene encoding SAM domain-containing protein SAMSN-1b, whose translation MLQRRASNASEKPRNKPKRSYSFGRFDTFKNQSKPEEQERTLGQGADGESPEGDHIRGGLGKKMKSISMTMRKKMGKKYARALSEETGEGVDGDQEAEGVANASETPTKDCTKSSNSVESLFSLHSGQSSSSSGIISGSESSCNRDSLRLEEEVPDNIQFCGKAKVHTDFLPSPYDTESLKLKAGDMIDIISKPPMGIWTGMLNGKLGNFKFIYVDVLADEPAPMYRMRNHRRSKRPRPKTLQEFLERLNLEEFTSSLLLNGYQTVEDLKDLKEQHLIELNVTDPEQRHKLLAATECLHDAEFNSQREGEGEEVPKSPSVMATAEPNDCPRDSGCYIASDCSDNSKEDTESHLSASLSPSPSEV comes from the exons ATGCTTCAGAGGAGAGCTTCAAATGCCTCAGAGAAACCAAGGAATAAGCCAAAG CGTTCTTACAGCTTTGGCAGGTTCGACACGTTCAAAAATCAGTCCAAGCCGGAGGAACAGGAAAGAACCTTG GGACAGGGTGCTGATGGCGAATCACCCGAGGGAGATCATATCAGAGGGGGGTTAGGGAAGAAGATGAAATCCATCTCAATGACCATGCGCAAGAAGATGGGGAAGAAATACGCCAGAGCTCTGTCAGAGGAAACA GGGGAAGGTGTAGATGGAGACCAGGAAGCTGAAGGAGTGGCGAATGCGAGTGAAACGCCAACCAAAGACTGCACAAAGTCCAGTAACTCAGTGGAAAGTCTCTTCAGTCTCCACAGTGGACAAAGCTCCTCCAGTA GTGGCATCATCAGTGGCTCTGAGAGCTCGTGTAATAGAGACAGTCTGAGGCTGGAGGAGGAAGTCCCCGACAACATCCAGTTCTGTggcaaagcaaaagttcacactgATTTCCTCCCGAGCCCATACGATACCGAGTCTCTAAAACTCAAG GCTGGAGACATGATCGACATCATCAGTAAGCCACCCATGGGCATATGGACAGGCATGCTGAACGGCAAACTGGGCAACTTTAAGTTCATCTACGTGGACGTCCTGGCCGACGAGCCTGCTCCAATGTACAGGATGAGAAACCACAGGAGAAGCAAAAGACCTCGACCCAAAACCCTCCAGGAGTTCCTCGAGAGACTGAACCTGGAG GAGTTCACGTCCTCCCTGTTGCTCAACGGTTATCAGACAGTAGAAGATCTGAAAGATCTGAAAGAGCAGCACCTGATTGAGCTGAACGTGACTGATCCTGAGCAAAGACACAAACTGCTGGCGGCCACTGAGTGTTTACACGACGCGGAGT TTAACAGTCAGAGAGAAGGGGAAGGTGAGGAAGTGCCCAAATCTCCAAGTGTGATGGCGACAGCTGAGCCCAATGACTGCCCCAGAGACTCGGGCTGCTACATTGCCTCGGATTGCTCAGACAACAGCAAAGAGGACACAGAGAGCCACCTTTCTGCGTCTCTGTCCCCATCACCGTCGGAGGTCTAA